AACCATGTGGCAAATCACGTACGGCCGTTTCGCTCCATTCATCTGTCAGGTCCTCATGCAATCGAGTCCGATGCCCCCCCGGAATCGGCGCCGGGGACGAGCTGCTGCAAGTCCAACTCCTTCAGGTCGAGCTCCTGCTCGACTCGCTGAAAGGCCGCATCGCCGATGGTGCCGTCCGCCCGCAGCGCGAGGAGCCGCTGCCGCTCGGCCGAGGTTGCCCTGCGCACGATGGCCGCGTTGACGTTGACCGCGCGGCCGTCACTCGCGGTCGCCCCGTGAGACGTGTGGCCGTCGCCGTCCAGTTCCGCTTCGGCGCGCCGGAGCATGACCTCGTAGCGTCGACGCAGCAGCCCCGACAGCTCCTCGTCGGGCAGCTCGGTCGTGGTCGAGAGCGCGGCGCGCAACGTCTCGACACGGGCGAGCCGCACCTCTCGCTCCACCGAGCCGTCGTCCTCGAGCTGGAGCACGTTGATGAGTGGGCGCAGCGTCATGCCCTGGACGACGAGCGTCCCGAGCACGACGGAGAATGCGGTGAACAGGACCAGGTCACGGTAGGGAAACGCGGGACCGTCGGACCCGCCGGTCGGAAGCGCGAGCGCCGCGGCGAGGGTCACGATCCCTCGCATGCCGCACCACCCGACGACCGCCGCGGCGCGCTTCGACAGGGCCACCGTGTCGCGATGCCCCGTCGTGCCGTCCGGCGCTGGACGACACCGCCAGCGGCTGAAGGCCGCGGCGCCCGACACCCAGGCGATCCGCGCGAGGATCGTCGCGACGCACACCGCGCCCGCGATGCCGGCGTACTCGATGAGCGTGCGCGAGTCGAGCCGGCCGAGGATCGCCTTCAGCTGGAACCCGACGAGGATGAAGGCGAGCACGTTCAACACGAACACAGCGAACTCCCAGACCGCATACGAAGGGATCCGGACGCGTGCCGGGATCACGTCCGCGGCGCGGCGGGTGGTCGCCATCGCGAAGACGACCACGGTGAGGATGCCGGAGAGATGGAGCCGCTCCGCGAGCATCCAGACCGCGAACGTCCCGCAGAACTGAACGACGACCGCGATGGCGACGTCGTGTATCCGCGCGGTCAGCAGGAGGATCACCCGCGACAGCACGAACCCGAGCACCACGCTGCCCACGGTGACGATGAAGAGCAGCGGGAGCACGCCCGCTGGCGACAGCGCGCCCGCGAGCGTCGCACCGACGGCCAGACGGTAGATCAGAAGCGCGC
This is a stretch of genomic DNA from Archangium violaceum. It encodes these proteins:
- a CDS encoding Na+/H+ antiporter, coding for MHVFEIIIALLLAGAGLTALSQRIGTPYPAMVALAGAGLALVPGTPTLVLDPELALTLFVAPVLLDAAFDASPRDLRANWRTVAGLAIGAVALTIVVVAVVARLLVPGMPWAVAVALGAIVAPPDAAAATAVLKQLRPPHRLLVILEGESLFNDASALLIYRLAVGATLAGALSPAGVLPLLFIVTVGSVVLGFVLSRVILLLTARIHDVAIAVVVQFCGTFAVWMLAERLHLSGILTVVVFAMATTRRAADVIPARVRIPSYAVWEFAVFVLNVLAFILVGFQLKAILGRLDSRTLIEYAGIAGAVCVATILARIAWVSGAAAFSRWRCRPAPDGTTGHRDTVALSKRAAAVVGWCGMRGIVTLAAALALPTGGSDGPAFPYRDLVLFTAFSVVLGTLVVQGMTLRPLINVLQLEDDGSVEREVRLARVETLRAALSTTTELPDEELSGLLRRRYEVMLRRAEAELDGDGHTSHGATASDGRAVNVNAAIVRRATSAERQRLLALRADGTIGDAAFQRVEQELDLKELDLQQLVPGADSGGASDSIA